One Drosophila willistoni isolate 14030-0811.24 unplaced genomic scaffold, UCI_dwil_1.1 Seg863, whole genome shotgun sequence genomic window carries:
- the LOC124462044 gene encoding histone H2B translates to MPPKTSGKAAKKAGKAQKNITKNDKKKKRKRKESYAIYIYKVLKQVHPDTGISSKAMSIMNSFVNDIFERIAAEASRLAHYNKRSTITSREIQTAVRLLLPGELAKHAVSEGTKAVTKYTSSK, encoded by the coding sequence ATGCCGCCAAAAACTAGTGGAAAAGCAGCCAAGAAGGCTGGCAAGGCTCAAAAGAACATCACCAAGAatgacaaaaagaagaagcgcAAGCGTAAGGAGAGCTATGCTATTTACATTTACAAAGTGTTAAAGCAAGTCCACCCAGACACTGGTATTTCTTCAAAAGCAATGAGCATAATGAATAGCTTTGTAAACGATATTTTTGAACGTATTGCTGCTGAGGCCTCCCGCTTGGCCCACTATAATAAGAGGTCGACCATCACCAGTCGCGAAATCCAAACGGCTGTTCGTTTGCTTTTGCCGGGTGAGCTTGCTAAGCACGCTGTTAGTGAGGGAACAAAAGCTGTCACCAAGTATACCAGCTCAAAATAA